A genomic window from Cloacibacillus evryensis DSM 19522 includes:
- the yedF gene encoding sulfurtransferase-like selenium metabolism protein YedF, whose amino-acid sequence MIEIDARKLECPKPVLLVKEEADKGTEAIRACVDNEVAAGNVTRFFESRGYEASREDRAEGIYITGKKSGGPATALKSEPRTAILFTSDKIGAPSDGLGEVLMKAYLGTLSKSATPPSVIALMNEGVKMGLPEASTFDTLRELETMGTKILICGTCTKHFGITEAITIGTISNMFEISEAVFGTDKPIVLG is encoded by the coding sequence ATGATCGAGATCGACGCAAGAAAACTGGAATGCCCCAAACCCGTCCTGCTTGTAAAGGAAGAGGCGGACAAAGGGACCGAGGCTATCCGCGCATGTGTGGACAACGAAGTCGCGGCGGGAAACGTTACCCGTTTCTTTGAAAGCCGCGGATACGAGGCCTCACGCGAGGACAGGGCCGAAGGGATATATATAACGGGCAAAAAGAGCGGCGGACCGGCGACGGCTCTCAAAAGCGAGCCGCGCACCGCGATACTCTTCACCTCCGACAAGATAGGCGCCCCCTCCGACGGCCTCGGAGAGGTGCTCATGAAGGCATACCTCGGGACGCTGTCGAAGAGCGCCACGCCCCCGTCGGTGATCGCCCTGATGAACGAAGGCGTCAAGATGGGACTGCCCGAGGCGTCGACATTCGACACACTCAGGGAGCTGGAGACGATGGGGACGAAGATACTGATCTGCGGCACCTGCACGAAGCATTTCGGCATCACCGAAGCGATCACGATCGGGACCATCTCCAACATGTTTGAGATCTCCGAGGCTGTATTCGGGACGGATAAGCCGATCGTCCTCGGCTGA
- a CDS encoding LemA family protein, with translation MALWIALGIAALVVIWVIATYNGLVKLRNMAREAWSGIDVQLKRRSDLIPNLVETVKGYAGHEKSTLDDVTRARTAVVNAGEGTAERIKAENMLTSTLRSLFAVAEAYPDLKANTNFLQLQGELSKIEDEIQMSRRYYNGSARNLNNAVQQFPGMLIAGPLGFSVLPYYEADESERTVPKVAF, from the coding sequence ATGGCGTTATGGATAGCACTGGGAATAGCCGCGCTCGTAGTGATATGGGTCATCGCGACATATAACGGGCTCGTCAAACTGAGAAATATGGCCCGGGAGGCATGGAGCGGCATCGATGTGCAGCTCAAGCGCCGCAGCGACCTTATTCCGAATCTCGTGGAGACGGTCAAAGGCTACGCCGGACATGAGAAAAGCACGCTGGACGACGTGACCCGCGCGCGGACCGCGGTAGTAAACGCGGGCGAAGGCACGGCGGAACGGATAAAGGCGGAAAACATGCTGACATCCACGCTGCGCTCGCTATTCGCCGTCGCCGAGGCATACCCTGACCTTAAGGCCAATACAAACTTCCTCCAGCTTCAGGGGGAACTCAGTAAGATAGAGGATGAGATCCAGATGTCGCGCCGTTATTACAACGGTTCCGCCCGCAACCTCAACAACGCTGTGCAGCAGTTCCCGGGAATGCTGATCGCGGGTCCGCTGGGGTTTTCCGTGCTGCCCTATTACGAGGCTGACGAATCAGAGAGGACCGTTCCCAAGGTCGCTTTTTAA
- a CDS encoding HD domain-containing phosphohydrolase, with the protein MTLRCKTQLFLGMILLSVLLILDVMFTNFLITSAEQTDRERMTRDLSRTVVTLNGEARTLSAIAGNWAYSDKAWDYMTGLNPDYPNIYLNRTVLTEIGVSSLIFIDNDFNVKFSRDYSAPDDSSTPESEIGAIFSNQGEEMLKNLPDDGTSGIVMKGDEPIFFAVKHIRRSDKGGSQAGYLIATMALSPKMIHKVASGLHFTFAVEPVSKKDLGRELPNMILNNDPRNSFITGRILVRDHAGVPAFWISGIAPNVDIKSAERELQILFFILAVAALFVVFLFGFFMKFQITNRMKRLQREIEAIRDESGDARSITIDRRRDEITSIQRTMNDFMAFFDFKQGEKNKADDITISVYRRFAEAGRRLCMKALEDIATAFSPGDEKFRAGLIRCAAKTRDFAKENGMEEEELIYIYLGALFSRMGMLSLPFSIRTKTSPLTPAELREYRKYPIKSRDFMNEIELLRPASALPYAWNENWDGTGFPQGLSGSAIPLSARIFAVVDAWNEMTRPWPGRRLPTDEEVIERLRAQAGTRLDPQLVDKFIAFLRKR; encoded by the coding sequence ATGACGCTCAGGTGTAAAACGCAACTATTTCTCGGAATGATACTGCTGTCCGTATTACTCATACTCGACGTGATGTTCACAAACTTTTTGATCACATCGGCCGAGCAGACAGACAGAGAGCGTATGACCAGGGACCTTTCCAGGACGGTGGTGACCTTGAACGGAGAGGCGCGCACCCTCTCGGCGATAGCCGGCAACTGGGCCTACTCGGACAAGGCGTGGGACTATATGACAGGGCTCAACCCTGACTATCCCAATATATATCTCAACCGCACCGTGCTGACGGAGATCGGCGTCTCCTCGCTGATATTCATCGACAACGACTTCAACGTCAAATTCTCCCGCGACTACAGCGCCCCCGACGACAGCTCCACGCCTGAGAGCGAGATCGGCGCGATCTTCAGCAACCAGGGAGAGGAAATGCTTAAAAATCTTCCGGATGACGGCACCAGCGGTATCGTGATGAAGGGCGACGAACCGATCTTTTTCGCGGTCAAGCACATCCGCCGCTCCGATAAGGGCGGCAGCCAGGCCGGATACCTTATCGCAACGATGGCTCTCTCGCCGAAAATGATCCACAAGGTAGCCAGCGGCCTCCATTTCACCTTTGCCGTGGAACCCGTCTCCAAGAAAGACCTGGGGCGGGAGCTGCCGAACATGATACTCAACAATGACCCGCGAAATTCGTTCATCACAGGGCGCATACTCGTGCGGGATCACGCCGGAGTGCCCGCCTTCTGGATTTCCGGCATCGCCCCCAACGTGGATATCAAAAGCGCCGAGCGTGAACTGCAGATACTGTTCTTCATCCTCGCCGTCGCCGCGCTCTTCGTCGTATTCCTCTTCGGATTTTTCATGAAATTCCAGATAACGAACCGCATGAAGCGGCTGCAGCGTGAGATCGAGGCCATCCGCGACGAATCAGGAGACGCGCGCAGCATCACGATCGACCGCAGGCGTGACGAGATCACGAGCATCCAGCGCACGATGAACGACTTCATGGCCTTCTTCGACTTCAAACAGGGAGAGAAAAACAAGGCGGACGATATAACGATCTCCGTTTACAGACGCTTCGCGGAAGCAGGCCGGCGCCTCTGTATGAAGGCGCTTGAGGACATCGCGACCGCTTTTTCTCCGGGAGACGAAAAATTCCGCGCCGGGCTCATCAGATGCGCCGCGAAAACACGCGATTTCGCCAAAGAAAACGGCATGGAAGAGGAAGAACTGATCTATATCTACCTGGGAGCGCTCTTCAGCCGCATGGGCATGCTCTCGCTGCCATTCTCCATACGCACGAAAACCTCCCCGCTCACGCCGGCGGAGCTTCGTGAATACCGCAAATACCCGATAAAATCAAGAGACTTCATGAACGAGATAGAGCTCCTGCGCCCCGCCTCCGCGCTGCCGTACGCGTGGAATGAGAACTGGGACGGCACCGGCTTCCCGCAGGGGCTCTCCGGCAGCGCGATACCGCTGTCGGCAAGGATATTCGCCGTCGTGGACGCCTGGAACGAGATGACGCGCCCCTGGCCTGGACGCCGCCTCCCCACCGACGAAGAAGTGATAGAACGGCTGCGCGCCCAGGCAGGAACACGCCTCGATCCGCAGCTCGTGGATAAATTCATCGCTTTTTTAAGGAAACGCTGA
- a CDS encoding aminotransferase class V-fold PLP-dependent enzyme, with the protein MRHIYLNNAATTWPKPQEVPQSVFDFMTRSGANAARGSASERDIKSLDIIFTARARAAKLFGGYAKANPKYVTLTANVTHSLNIVIKGFLKPEMRVVTTSMEHNSVVRPLRELQKQGVLVDVLQCSLRGYLPPKALSEALLEKTDLVVMTHCSNVCGSVQPLEEAAEICARRGVPLVADCAQTGGLLPVDARELGLAALCFTGHKGLFGPQGTGGIVWNPEFAERCAPLSVGGTGSLSHEETQPALMPDKFEAGTPNLPGMAGLDAALEWLEKTGVAEIAAKEEKLGRRLEEGLLSIDGIRLLGAAGGSGPRLPVYAFNIDGMDNGTLARALSDQYGIESRPGLHCSPLAHRTLGTFPEGALRLSPGYFNTEEEIDYTVAAINELVNRRLYAPLT; encoded by the coding sequence ATGAGACATATCTATCTCAACAACGCGGCCACCACCTGGCCCAAGCCGCAGGAGGTCCCGCAGTCGGTCTTTGATTTCATGACGCGCTCCGGGGCAAACGCCGCGCGCGGCTCAGCCTCGGAACGCGACATAAAAAGCCTGGACATCATATTTACGGCCCGCGCGCGCGCCGCCAAGCTATTTGGAGGCTACGCCAAGGCCAATCCCAAATATGTGACCCTGACCGCCAACGTCACGCACTCGCTGAACATCGTCATAAAGGGGTTCCTCAAGCCCGAGATGCGCGTTGTCACCACCTCGATGGAACACAATTCGGTGGTGCGCCCGCTACGGGAATTGCAGAAACAGGGAGTTCTCGTCGACGTTCTGCAGTGCAGCCTGCGCGGATACCTGCCGCCCAAGGCCCTCTCCGAGGCGCTGCTTGAAAAAACAGATCTCGTAGTCATGACCCATTGCAGCAACGTCTGCGGCTCCGTTCAGCCGCTCGAAGAGGCCGCCGAGATCTGCGCCAGACGCGGCGTGCCGCTCGTTGCGGACTGCGCTCAAACCGGGGGGCTCCTGCCTGTCGACGCGCGGGAACTCGGCCTTGCCGCCCTCTGCTTCACCGGGCACAAGGGACTTTTCGGCCCGCAAGGCACCGGCGGGATCGTCTGGAATCCCGAGTTTGCCGAAAGATGCGCGCCGCTTTCCGTGGGCGGCACCGGCAGCCTATCCCACGAAGAGACACAGCCGGCCCTTATGCCGGATAAATTCGAGGCGGGCACGCCAAACCTTCCGGGAATGGCGGGACTGGACGCCGCGCTCGAATGGCTCGAAAAGACCGGCGTCGCGGAGATAGCCGCCAAAGAGGAGAAACTTGGAAGACGCCTCGAAGAGGGGCTGCTTTCAATAGACGGTATCCGACTGCTCGGCGCCGCCGGCGGCAGCGGTCCGCGGCTTCCCGTATACGCCTTCAACATCGACGGTATGGACAACGGGACCCTGGCGCGCGCCCTCAGCGACCAATACGGCATCGAAAGCCGCCCCGGCCTGCACTGTTCGCCGCTGGCCCACCGTACGCTCGGAACCTTCCCCGAGGGCGCGCTACGCCTCTCCCCAGGCTATTTCAACACGGAGGAAGAGATCGATTATACTGTCGCCGCCATCAACGAACTGGTAAATCGGCGTTTATACGCACCGCTGACTTAG
- a CDS encoding HesA/MoeB/ThiF family protein: protein MRKRSAGRGGAVVSLQVCREAAALSGLSMRETEISALRGGMCPSRYERTIGTFGLEGQAKLLESCAAVAGCGGLGGWITEILARAGVGRLILIDGDAFDENNLNRQLYATEENLGEPKAAAAAERVRRVNSSVSVKHYEIFINETNGVNMIAPANVVLDALDNNSGRRDVFSLCRRLGIPFIHGAVAGFFGQAAVMRPQDRALWENTDTPDKGIELTTGNPPFIPPFIASVQAAEALKILAGLEGGLEHTLLWFDLMRCDMQRLKLR from the coding sequence ATGAGGAAGCGGTCAGCCGGCCGCGGAGGCGCCGTCGTCTCTCTGCAAGTCTGCCGCGAAGCGGCCGCGTTGAGCGGCCTTTCCATGCGCGAAACGGAGATATCCGCGCTGCGCGGCGGGATGTGTCCCTCGCGTTATGAGCGCACGATCGGTACCTTTGGGCTTGAGGGGCAGGCTAAGCTGCTTGAATCCTGCGCGGCGGTCGCCGGCTGCGGCGGCCTCGGAGGCTGGATAACAGAAATTCTCGCCCGCGCCGGCGTAGGCAGGCTCATTCTTATCGACGGCGACGCCTTTGACGAAAACAACCTCAACCGCCAGCTTTACGCCACGGAAGAAAACCTCGGCGAGCCGAAAGCCGCCGCCGCCGCGGAGCGCGTGCGGCGCGTCAATTCGAGCGTCTCGGTCAAACATTATGAGATCTTTATAAATGAGACAAACGGCGTGAATATGATCGCCCCCGCAAATGTCGTGCTGGACGCGCTGGATAACAACAGCGGACGCCGGGACGTGTTCAGCCTTTGCCGGCGACTCGGCATTCCGTTCATTCACGGGGCGGTGGCCGGTTTTTTCGGGCAGGCGGCGGTCATGCGCCCTCAAGACAGGGCGCTGTGGGAGAACACAGATACTCCCGATAAAGGAATAGAGCTGACGACGGGCAATCCCCCCTTTATACCTCCGTTCATCGCCTCGGTGCAGGCGGCGGAGGCACTGAAAATCCTTGCGGGGCTTGAGGGCGGGCTGGAACACACGCTGCTCTGGTTCGACCTCATGCGCTGCGATATGCAGAGGCTGAAATTAAGATGA